One Candidatus Zixiibacteriota bacterium genomic window carries:
- a CDS encoding HD-GYP domain-containing protein: MIESEELKESVKTRLEESGIIGTMAERICHSLLSEKPPGLSPDEYFHLVSISLLELLRARLLASCEPDRLVGPLDRGQLLDYDRILQGLLLTLERDLLRSHLHMIRALGGAIAERDTGTNDHSYRVTIFAVRIAEAMGLPRQTIRSLIKGAFLHDIGKIGIPDAVLIKPGELTPPEREIIKSHVSRGAGIIEVVTWLADAIDVIRYHHERWDGTGYLAGLCGVEIPLTARIFAVADVFDALTSRRPYKLSYNFDQARDMVVAGAGSQFDPDVVRVFAARAEDLYAEGHRAATRRLEEVIRRFIREYFAVEWDRAVQMEPSM, from the coding sequence ATGATTGAATCCGAAGAACTGAAGGAGTCGGTGAAAACCCGGCTCGAGGAATCGGGAATAATCGGAACTATGGCCGAGAGGATCTGCCACTCTCTCCTGAGCGAGAAGCCTCCGGGACTTTCTCCCGATGAGTACTTCCACCTCGTCTCGATCTCCCTGCTTGAGCTCCTGCGCGCCCGGCTGCTCGCCTCGTGCGAGCCGGATCGGCTGGTCGGTCCGCTCGACCGCGGCCAGCTCCTTGACTACGACCGCATTCTCCAGGGACTCCTGCTGACCCTCGAACGCGACCTTCTGCGCAGCCACCTCCACATGATCCGGGCGCTCGGCGGCGCCATCGCCGAGCGCGACACCGGCACCAACGACCACAGCTACCGCGTCACCATCTTCGCCGTCCGGATCGCCGAGGCGATGGGTTTGCCCCGCCAGACGATCCGCTCCCTCATCAAGGGGGCTTTCCTTCACGACATCGGCAAGATCGGCATTCCCGACGCCGTCCTCATCAAGCCCGGCGAACTCACGCCCCCGGAACGCGAGATTATCAAGTCCCACGTGTCCCGGGGCGCCGGCATCATCGAAGTGGTCACCTGGCTTGCCGATGCGATTGACGTCATCCGCTACCACCACGAGCGTTGGGACGGCACCGGCTACCTGGCCGGGCTCTGCGGGGTCGAGATTCCCCTCACCGCCCGCATATTCGCCGTGGCCGACGTCTTCGATGCGCTCACGAGCCGAAGGCCCTACAAGCTGTCGTACAATTTCGATCAGGCCCGCGATATGGTCGTCGCCGGCGCCGGCAGCCAGTTCGACCCGGACGTCGTCCGCGTCTTCGCCGCCCGTGCCGAGGATCTCTACGCCGAGGGACACCGGGCGGCCACCCGGCGGCTCGAAGAGGTCATCCGCCGGTTCATCCGGGAGTATTTCGCCGTCGAATGGGACCGCGCGGTGCAGATGGAACCCAGCATGTGA
- a CDS encoding alpha/beta fold hydrolase: protein MLHSIWPRTGAAAVLLVVLAFACRGGGEGGPADASAALRVDSALSTDSVPIYFEVHGSGDTALVFVHGWGIDGSFWEKQIPAFSDSYTVVTLDLAGHGRSGKNRAAWTPHAYGADVVAVLDAAGIAHAFLVGHSMGGVIIAEAARLAPDRVIALIGADTYQDFRERWTPDQAEQFLAPFRRNYDSTVAWFASVMLPENVDTAIAYRIIRSFQADDPAVGLATLGNLLVYDALPVLREAGKPIRAVSSDSYPTNLAANREIEPTFDVRLMSGVGHFLFLERPEEFNRLLGQTLAELRAGGAAP, encoded by the coding sequence ATGCTGCATTCGATTTGGCCTCGCACCGGGGCTGCTGCAGTGCTGCTCGTGGTGCTCGCGTTCGCCTGCCGGGGCGGGGGAGAAGGGGGGCCGGCGGATGCCTCCGCCGCGCTCCGCGTCGATTCCGCCCTGTCCACCGACAGTGTCCCGATCTACTTCGAGGTCCACGGCAGCGGCGACACCGCGCTGGTCTTTGTCCATGGCTGGGGCATTGACGGCAGCTTCTGGGAGAAACAGATTCCGGCTTTCAGCGACTCCTACACGGTCGTCACCCTCGATCTGGCCGGCCACGGCCGTTCGGGGAAGAACCGGGCCGCGTGGACTCCGCATGCGTATGGCGCCGATGTCGTCGCGGTCCTTGACGCGGCCGGGATCGCGCACGCATTCCTGGTCGGCCACAGCATGGGCGGCGTCATCATCGCCGAGGCCGCCCGTCTTGCCCCGGACCGGGTCATCGCCCTGATCGGCGCCGACACCTACCAGGATTTTCGCGAACGCTGGACCCCGGACCAGGCCGAGCAGTTCCTCGCGCCGTTCCGCCGGAACTACGACTCCACCGTCGCCTGGTTCGCCAGCGTCATGCTGCCGGAGAATGTCGACACCGCCATTGCCTACCGCATCATCCGCTCTTTCCAGGCCGATGATCCCGCGGTCGGCCTGGCCACTCTCGGGAACCTCCTGGTCTACGACGCCCTCCCGGTGCTGCGGGAAGCCGGCAAACCGATTCGCGCGGTCAGCAGCGACTCGTACCCGACCAACCTCGCGGCCAACCGCGAAATCGAGCCGACTTTCGACGTCAGACTCATGAGCGGCGTCGGGCACTTCCTCTTCCTTGAGCGCCCCGAGGAATTCAATCGTCTCCTGGGCCAGACCCTGGCGGAGCTCCGCGCCGGCGGCGCCGCGCCGTAA
- a CDS encoding MoxR family ATPase: MAISGTQADLTAVENLNSAYRRIKAEIGKVIIGQERVIDQLLISLLASGHCLLVGVPGLAKTLLISTLARVLDLRFNRIQFTPDLMPSDITGTEIIEEDQATGRRRFRFVKGPVFAHIILADEINRTPPKTQAALLQAMQEHEVTAAGETYKLDEPFFVLATQNPIEQEGTYPLPEAQLDRFMFNVFVDYPSEREEREIVRSTTAVLDYQLNKILSPQEIIGFQQLVRRVPVSDHLVEYAVKLARKTRPHEPDAPDFVRNWVNWGAGPRASQYLILAAKTRAILDGRPTPGPEDVRFAAYPVLRHRIVTSFNAEADGVDTMEIIKRLLETVKEQ, translated from the coding sequence ATGGCAATCTCGGGAACGCAGGCTGACCTGACAGCGGTTGAGAACCTCAACAGCGCCTATCGGCGCATCAAGGCGGAGATCGGCAAAGTCATTATCGGCCAGGAGAGAGTGATCGACCAACTCCTGATCTCCCTGCTCGCCTCCGGTCACTGCCTGCTCGTGGGCGTGCCGGGGTTGGCCAAGACGCTGTTGATTTCGACCCTGGCGCGGGTGTTGGATCTCAGATTCAATCGCATTCAGTTCACGCCCGACCTGATGCCCTCGGATATCACCGGAACAGAGATCATCGAGGAGGACCAGGCGACCGGGCGACGGCGGTTCCGGTTCGTCAAGGGACCGGTGTTCGCGCACATCATCCTGGCGGATGAGATCAACCGGACGCCGCCAAAGACGCAGGCGGCGCTGCTGCAGGCGATGCAGGAGCATGAGGTGACGGCGGCGGGCGAGACGTATAAACTCGACGAACCGTTCTTCGTGCTGGCCACCCAGAACCCTATCGAGCAGGAGGGAACCTACCCCCTGCCGGAGGCGCAGCTCGACCGGTTCATGTTCAACGTGTTCGTCGATTACCCCTCGGAGCGGGAGGAGCGGGAGATTGTGCGATCGACGACGGCGGTGCTGGACTACCAGTTGAACAAGATCCTGTCGCCGCAGGAGATTATCGGCTTCCAGCAGCTCGTGCGGCGGGTGCCGGTCTCGGACCACCTGGTCGAGTACGCGGTGAAGCTGGCGCGCAAGACGCGCCCGCACGAGCCGGACGCCCCCGACTTCGTGCGGAACTGGGTGAACTGGGGGGCGGGACCGCGGGCGTCGCAGTATCTCATCCTGGCCGCCAAGACGCGCGCGATCCTCGACGGACGTCCGACGCCGGGGCCGGAGGATGTGCGCTTTGCCGCCTACCCGGTGCTGCGGCACCGGATCGTGACCTCGTTCAACGCCGAGGCCGACGGGGTGGATACGATGGAGATTATCAAGCGCCTCCTGGAGACGGTGAAAGAGCAGTAG
- a CDS encoding isoaspartyl peptidase/L-asparaginase: MPQAMNAHPPFAIAIHGGAGTILKEKLTPALEAEYLDGLRRSLAAGYQVLDRGGRALDAVQAAVNVMEDSHLFNAGKGAVFTHEGFHEQDACIMDGAGRAVGAAAMLRRVRNPINLARAILEYSPHVLLAGEGAEKFAQEHGVRLVEPEYFYTEQRWQQLQQALAKERQEGGDQTRLDHSDDRDKTGTVGAVALDRAGNLAAATSTGGMTNKRFGRIGDSPIIGAGIWADNATCAVSATGVGEYIMRAVAAYDIAALMAYRGLSLAEAADEVVTGKLTALGGQGGVVAVDRAGTIAMPFNSPGMYRGYRYPGRDPVVKIFRDE, from the coding sequence ATGCCACAGGCGATGAATGCCCACCCCCCGTTCGCAATCGCAATCCACGGCGGGGCGGGGACAATACTGAAAGAGAAACTGACGCCCGCGCTGGAGGCGGAGTACCTCGACGGGTTGCGGCGGTCGCTGGCGGCCGGCTACCAGGTGCTTGACCGGGGCGGGCGGGCCCTCGATGCAGTCCAGGCGGCGGTCAATGTGATGGAGGACTCCCACCTGTTCAATGCGGGCAAGGGGGCGGTGTTCACCCACGAGGGGTTCCACGAGCAGGACGCGTGCATCATGGACGGAGCGGGGCGGGCGGTCGGGGCGGCGGCCATGCTCCGGCGGGTCCGCAATCCCATCAACCTCGCCCGGGCGATCCTCGAATACTCGCCGCACGTGCTGCTCGCGGGCGAGGGGGCGGAAAAGTTCGCGCAGGAACACGGCGTGCGACTGGTCGAACCGGAGTATTTCTACACCGAGCAGCGCTGGCAGCAACTTCAGCAGGCGCTGGCGAAAGAGCGGCAGGAGGGGGGCGACCAGACGCGACTCGATCATTCCGACGACCGGGACAAAACCGGGACGGTCGGGGCGGTGGCGCTGGACCGGGCCGGAAATCTCGCCGCGGCCACCTCGACCGGCGGGATGACCAACAAGCGGTTCGGGCGGATCGGGGACAGCCCCATTATCGGAGCGGGGATCTGGGCGGATAACGCCACCTGCGCCGTGAGTGCAACCGGCGTGGGGGAATACATCATGCGGGCGGTCGCGGCCTACGACATCGCGGCCCTCATGGCTTACCGGGGACTCAGCCTGGCCGAGGCGGCCGACGAGGTGGTGACGGGAAAGCTCACCGCGCTGGGAGGCCAGGGCGGGGTGGTCGCGGTCGATCGGGCCGGGACGATCGCCATGCCGTTCAACAGCCCCGGCATGTACCGCGGGTATCGGTATCCGGGCCGCGATCCGGTCGTCAAAATCTTCCGCGACGAATAG